One Prunus dulcis chromosome 8, ALMONDv2, whole genome shotgun sequence DNA window includes the following coding sequences:
- the LOC117638426 gene encoding glycine-rich cell wall structural protein 1.8-like encodes MKLAVKVELKMEVKLVVKVELKVEVKLEVKLVVKMELNVKVKLVMKVKLKVEVKLVVKVEVKVKLEVKLMVKTELKVEVKLVVKVKLKVEVKGMMEGGVGGKGGVEGGGQVCGEGGVKGRGQVGGQVGGEGGVESGGEVGGEAKVEGGGQVGGEGGVEGGGQGGGQVGGEDGVEGGGQKRKLVLREAGGEVGGEAGVESGGQIGGQVGGEGGLECEGEVGGEAGVEGVGQGGGQVGGEAGGEVGGEAGVEGGGQVGGEGGVECGGEVGGEAEVKGRGQVGGEGGVECGGQVGVECGVECGAECGAEVGGEVGVEGGEVCGEAGVEGGGQVGGEAGVDSWRSRWS; translated from the exons ATGAAGTTGGCTGTGAAGGTAGAGTTGAAGATGGAGGTGAAGTTGGTGGTGAAGGTAGAGTTGAAGGTGGAGGTCAAGTTAGAGGTCAAGTTAGTGGTGAAGATGGAGTTGAATGTGAAGGTGAAGTTGGTGATGAAGGTGAAGTTGAAGGTGGAGGTCAAGTTGGTGGTAAAGGTGGAGGTGAAAGTGAAGTTGGAGGTCAAATTGATGGTGAAGACCGAGTTGAAGGTGGAGGTGAAGTTGGTGGTGAAGGTGAAGTTGAAGGTGGAGGTGAAGGGGATGATGGAGGGTGGAGTTGGTGGTAAAGGTGGAGTTGAAGGTGGAGGTCAAGTTTGTGGGGAAGGTGGAGTCAAAGGTAGAGGTCAAGTTGGAGGTCAAGTTGGTGGTGAAGGTGGAGTTGAATCTGGAGGTGAAGTTGGTGGTGAAGCTAAAGTTGAAGGTGGAGGTCAAGTTGGTGGTGAAGGTGGAGTTGAAGGTGGAGGTCAAGGTGGAGGTCAAGTTGGTGGTGAAGATGGAGTTGAAGGTGGAGGTCAA aaaagaaaactagtACTGAGAGAAGCTGGAGGTGAAGTTGGTGGTGAAGCTGGAGTTGAAAGTGGAGGTCAAATTGGAGGTCAAGTTGGTGGGGAAGGTGGACTTGAATGTGAAGGTGAAGTTGGTGGTGAAGCTGGAGTTGAAGGTGTTGGTCAAGGTGGAGGTCAAGTTGGTGGTGAAGCTGGAGGTGAAGTTGGTGGTGAAGCTGGAGTTGAAGGTGGAGGTCAAGTTGGTGGTGAAGGTGGAGTTGAATGTGGAGGTGAAGTTGGTGGTGAAGCTGAAGTTAAAGGTAGAGGTCAAGTTGGTGGTGAAGGTGGAGTTGAATGTGGAGGTCAAGTTGGAGTTGAATGTGGAGTTGAATGTGGAGCTGAATGTGGAGCTGAAGTTGGTGGTGAAGTTGGAGTTGAAGGTGGTGAAGTTTGTGGTGAAGCTGGAGTTGAAGGTGGAGGTCAAGTTGGTGGTGAAGCTGGAGTTGACAGCTGGAGGTCAAGGTGGAGTTGA
- the LOC117637361 gene encoding cytochrome c oxidase assembly protein COX15-like, with protein MFRSRVVALFVKNNSKALYNLRGTTPSRVLNEGSYRFFSIGATRKCLDGFRSFSKGNYVPSIRNMSTVASVGIGNKEGLKLLVNGGPRAQKMVGIWLFGSAAWVFSMVILGGITRLTRSGLSMTDWKFTGGLPPLSDEDWLLEFEKYKQSPEYKRVNRGMSIEDFKFIYWMEYAHRMWGRALGIMFALPFSYFLRKGYITIQLGLRLSALFGLGAGQGLIGWWMVKSGLEEPASEYSQPRVSPYRLAAHLTSAFAIYCGLLWTGLSVVMPEPPSESLAWVRGAAKVKRLALPVSLLVGVTAVSGAFVAGNDAGHAYNTFPKMGDTWIPEDVLDMKPLIRNFFENTSTVQLDHRILATATLFSIGALWWSTRKFDIHPAVRSLIGSAVGMAGLQVTLGISTLLSYVPVELGTAHQAGALTLLTLMILLNHTLRRPSPSLLKSLPQVAKTI; from the exons atgTTTCGGAGCCGAGTTGTAGCGTTGTTTGTGAAGAACAACAGCAAAGCTCTGTACAATCTCAGGGGAACGACGCCGTCTAGGGTTCTGAACGAGGGATCTTATCGATTTTTCTCTATTGGAGCCACACGCAAATGCTTGGATGGCTTTCGATCTTTCTCTAAG GGTAACTATGTACCATCTATAAGGAATATGTCCACTGTTGCTTCTGTAGGCATCGGAAATAAGGAGGGATTGAAGCTTCTTGTAAATGGAGGACCTCGTGCTCAGAAAATGGTTGGCATTTGGCTTTTTGGCTCTGCTGCATGGGTGTTTAGTATGGTGATACTTGGCGGGATTACAAGACTAACGCGATCTGGTCTTTCAATGACTGATTGGAAATTTACTGGGGGGCTTCCTCCTCTCTCAGATGAGGATTGGTTGCTTGAGTTTGAGAAGTACAAGCAGTCCCCTGAGTATAAGCG TGTAAATCGAGGGATGAGTATTGAAGATTTCAAATTCATCTATTGGATGGAATATGCACATCGAATGTGGGGAAGGGCACTGGGAATTATGTTTGCGTTGCCCTTCTCATATTTTCTCCGTAAGGGGTATATTACCATACAGCTTGGACTGAGACTGTCTGCTCTTTTTGGTCTTGGTGCTGGGCAGGGTTTAATTGGCTGGTGGATGGTTAAAAGTGGTTTAGAG GAGCCAGCATCTGAATATTCTCAGCCAAGAGTAAGCCCTTACCGTCTTGCAGCTCATCTTACTTCAGCCTTTGCTATATACTGTGGCCTTTTATGGACAGGTCTTTCTGTTGTCATGCCTGAACCACCTTCTGAATCACTAGCTTGGGTTCGTGGAGCAGCAAAGGTGAAGCGACTTGCTCTTCCTGTAAGCTTACTTGTCGGAGTAACTGCTGTCTCAGGAGCATTTGTTGCCGGGAATGATGCT GGGCATGCTTATAATACTTTTCCAAAGATGGGGGATACATGGATCCCAGAGGATGTTCTTGACATGAAGCCACTAATCCGGAACTTCTTTGAGAATACATCTACTGTGCAG CTTGATCATCGTATCCTTGCAACTGCAACTTTATTTTCAATTGGTGCTTTGTGGTGGTCAACAAGGAAGTTTGACATACATCCTGCAGTTCGGTCTTTGATTGGAAGTGCTGTAGGCATGGCTGGCCTTCAG GTCACGCTGGGAATATCTACACTGCTGTCATATGTGCCTGTAGAGCTTGGTACAGCACATCAAGCTGGGGCTTTGACTCTCCTGACACTGATGATCCTTCTCAATCACACTTTGCGTAGGCCATCACCGTCTCTCCTTAAATCTCTACCTCAAGTTGCAAAGACAATCTAG